A DNA window from Setaria viridis chromosome 2, Setaria_viridis_v4.0, whole genome shotgun sequence contains the following coding sequences:
- the LOC117845102 gene encoding uncharacterized protein isoform X1, with amino-acid sequence MGDGMASSAVEPKREQNFLVRVGMDAWTQPFAVSHKVRLVHILKNLHTLEVKIYSDASKEFIELLDGESGEEVLREYVQQSPQLGELVEAWRLHREKPGMAYILSLFATVLGHPDGRLKRHGSVKKSLDGVARMILEDKENMGDVYMELNSGEFRRQNAALDLLAAIVRRGGGLASEVAERFDFKMAILPQLAGTMKKKGSRDGGNRRKGAEFGSTRRSFVGFAMSFLEVGNPRLLRWILQQKEVYSGVLRGIGNDDAETVMYVLSTLRDNVLVEESLVPPGLRSVLFGSATLEQLSLISGNLDAGEAADIAHEVLVMVCTDPKNGLMPGANLRGNEKRLLDLMKKLKAAEVAHHKSLLLAIVSKRVSLCSAYMNEFPYNIEPRSSPSWFAAISLAADVIASAKCDSIVHTLSSNSHGLVSVDDEEVQVVLKCIVPNVCSRAVINRGLLHSDDLVKHGSLRLVFESVNLLCYIIEAINVMVSRGRANLEFIGSTKVTIKIDDFPVLSCSDAADASLVDEVHQGDETQIKRWASLREYIQDEVHGAMPDPQVLLKLLSSASQKHQNSSQSIQKKNAQFSEPPQKKRRCNASSEVDDIIIGGIDAEQGKDTSEDQDLESKQDHTTTFCEIWGLDKQDPKMKDAKVVEDVFHSKLLDVLRFYLRVMPSSFDGSYDFFRIIPPNPLDLSKDEQQSLLSLLLEYSGQSGGCWDLERVPESMYRYLQPLFYIMLDSQIKNIRDQAYILVKAAMASSGAFDQNFTEIDAWLVFLPGYEAKWCIRENQLVGAPNKLSYIVIPFLCDAISVVGNNLYKYQEHTRKLISKSGQFEGTPAFSPLIICVLQKCLRLLESGSMKLHEKSTISLYVCNTIHLIMQSQADVHLLSDLIGAVLNERFDKFSSEEMNSSIYLAEWRPLITMLHLLRRISNQHTHSLFTTLVHSSEFGGNSLCSVSRNVEEMLNQEQTSSPDDVATAFLFSIMCAPPKDIISDFPDLLDVVKTHFPCHLAFLSSVLFLQHDYLAKVASCWPDIFFSGIRLFKDDMNADHVNTVEDKWRNLSVSTESAPLSTFLIVSPFCALLPSVLSLAFSVSDEIREAHKDALLRLLQVKLSECTFSEVTLYLRVILFWSHHLLSSYTIKSSNVLEQLCNLCFALVDRVFEHIQVLAADTQSKSADLPYPVQHIQDIVDFVIHHPIIALSLSCSLSNCQNLSDGSLEHLEEALVVFSKENLHLLDRFVLKLLGKSYDLLLMVGSFEANYSRDDCPSHESLFAAPNLLLENILLLFKEKFELCMGKVNFGLLLPNFYMVRALSKFVSPVKLLDLANWMFTKLADCSSSCSPAFVPAALMCLYITDVAMEMLCRCLQKTGQRSESYLLWNLEIHVTTIQQAYHIVLHFATKWNLEFADHCLLKMLGRIHHTERYAGWSTDYIAFHMILSTLVINTPIDVLHHCIFPASKVKAKALLLLLEASPMHMNLFGKILLETFKKDNSLLQVKDSDSNASWPQEDGAILLLPAALSCLKCHSDDNGRCAEFLEPVSIFYSELLLCDKGFSSWKSFVTRSIFEEDFSDFIPTPVKDIMIYFSGTLLGKSVMMLHHYFSSKEMSRKERLDIVGSIFPESSELLDSDVNDINPTSCKRIVKVTNELFAKISLIRLLLSPPRKSLSSEVASERESKRLHKAKLNFISILVRTMDKIFMNLPSSDNILSHSAKEQKVIRFLEYVILKNIIELSSEIQNHLNQLKSIPFLSQFIRSSLLHRFNDPVAIKAIRSILVVLSQAKFSADEIIELILGHYNFMSTITCNEVSEYPSACNPSGGMLQPAPSILKLVDSSFMEENKPQLCTKEKGRVEIIRLLRVLYDIKSRQQNNSQLRESRELVFLLLSIYDATLSETDLEILHLMNEIESTECRTITEVDHLWGSAALKFREELKLDFSRSDTQNIENAEITERRRALFRENIPVDSKLCAKTALLYCYKRSSRASAFSLEQLQRENFTDSFEETSQRMDAVQIYDPIFILRFSIHTLLMGYIEPAEFARLGLLAITLVSIASPDQELRMLGYECLGAFKKSLETSQRSKETWQLQLLLTYLQNGISEQWQRIPSIITVFAAEASLTLLDSSHAQFTAISNFLMHSTSASLQSIPLFPTLLQSSSVHFKAERLWMLRLLSAGSNLADDAKIYKRGRVLELALAFCSSPVSDSESKVLVLKMLKKCVKLPVLAHHLAKESGLLLWLSSVISIEGSDGAESSCSRVTELTLEVVNDLISSRLITDWLQESALEQLSVISADLCVLLINNAKLLKGNVPLLTSVLSVITSTMRLSMKRKIYQPHFTLSLHGVFNLCQATVGSSRSAEHKLTMELGIDAILMNGPMPILSEMDKSRISMVVSWATSNIFWLYSNQRSMLEISSKESPINESPLSKLLRLLVASVILGRISSISHGKSGDLARSTSSLGTLHSFLNDAYERVETVESCSANDTLAVIILYLQDHVQKNSDSLPSVVMALCLLLLDRSSKQVNKHLADNHGKIEMLCLKIRCPAESNPSWRWHYYQPWKDPAAPRTEMERLEEEQACRSLLILFSNAFSASLPEFPVLSLDDVEKSGLFQWERESMVKQKHCD; translated from the exons ATGGGCGACGGTATGGCCTCCTCTGCAGTGGAGCCCAAGCGGGAGCAAAATTTTCTAGTGAGGGTGGGGATGGATGCCTGGACTCAGCCGTTTGCAGTTTCCCACAAGGTGAGGTTGGTGCACATCCTCAAGAATCTCCACACCTTGGAGGTAAAAATCTACTCAGATGCATCCAAGGAGTTCATTGAGCTACTGGATGGTGAATCCGGTGAGGAGGTGCTACGGGAGTACGTGCAGCAGTCGCCGCAGCTTGGGGAGCTGGTCGAGGCGTGGCGGCTCCACCGGGAGAAGCCGGGCATGGCGTACATACTTTCACTCTTTGCGACAGTCCTGGGCCACCCTGATGGTAGGCTGAAGCGACATGGTTCTGTTAAGAAGAGTTTGGATGGTGTTGCGAGGATGATTCTGGAGGACAAGGAGAATATGGGGGATGTGTATATGGAGCTGAACAGCGGAGAGTTCCGGCGGCAGAATGCTGCGTTGGATTTGCTGGCTGCAATCGTCAGGCGTGGTGGGGGTTTGGCTTCGGAGGTTGCTGAGAGATTTGATTTTAAGATGGCTATTTTGCCACAGCTAGCAGGGACaatgaagaagaaagggagcAGGGATGGAGGGAATCGGCGGAAGGGTGCTGAATTTGGGTCCACAAGGCGGTCATTTGTTGGGTTTGCCATGTCATTTCTAGAGGTTGGGAACCCAAGGCTGCTAAGATGGATCCTTCAACAGAAGGAGGTATACTCAGGGGTGCTTCGTGGAATCGGGAATGATGATGCCGAGACTGTCATGTATGTCCTCTCAACTCTGCGAGATAATGTCCTGGTAGAGGAGTCACTCGTCCCACCAGGGCTCAGGAGTGTCCTCTTTGGAAGTGCCACATTGGAGCAGCTGAGCTTGATTTCAGGGAATCTGGATGCAGGGGAAGCGGCTGACATTGCTCATGAGGTATTGGTCATGGTGTGCACTGATCCAAAAAATGGATTAATGCCAGGAGCAAACTTGAGAGGTAATGAGAAACGCTTGCTGGATCTCATGAAAAAGTTGAAAGCTGCTGAGGTTGCTCACCACAAAAGTTTGTTGCTGGCCATTGTGAGTAAGAGGGTTTCTCTTTGTTCGGCATACATGAATGAATTCCCTTACAATATTGAACCACGGTCATCTCCTTCTTG GTTTGCAGCCATCTCCCTTGCAGCTGATGTTATAGCTTCAGCAAAATGTGATAGCATCGTTCATACTCTTTCATCCAATTCACATGGTCTGGTGTCtgtagatgatgaagaagttcAAGTAGTCTTGAAGTGCATCGTGCCCAATGTGTGCTCCCGGGCAGTGATAAATAGGGGATTGCTGCATTCTGATGATCTTGTGAAGCATGGTTCACTGAGGCTTGTTTTTGAGTCAGTTAACCTGTTATGCTATATTATTGAAGCAATCAATGTAATGGTATCAAGAGGGAGAGCAAACTTAGAATTCATTGGCTCAACGAAAGTAACCATCAAAATAGATGATTTCCCAGTATTAAGCTGTTCTGATGCTGCAGATGCATCCTTAGTTGATGAGGTTCACCAGGGAGATGAAACGCAGATCAAGAGGTGGGCATCTCTAAGAGAATACATCCAAGATGAAGTTCATGGAGCTATGCCTGATCCTCAAGTCCTTCTCAAGTTACTCTCTTCTGCCAGTCAGAAGCATCAAAATTCCTCTCAGAGtatacaaaagaaaaatgctcaATTTTCTGAGCCTCCTCAAAAGAAACGAAGATGCAATGCTTCCAGTGAGGTTGATGATATTATTATTGGTGGGATTGATGCTGAGCAGGGTAAGGACACATCTGAAGACCAAGACCTGGAGTCCAAACAAGATCACACAACCACCTTTTGTGAGATATGGGGCTTAGATAAACAAGATCCAAAGATGAAAGATGCAAAAGTTGTAGAAGATGTCTTCCACTCAAAGTTGCTGGATGTTCTCAGGTTTTATTTG aGGGTGATGCCCAGCTCTTTTGATGGATCATATGACTTCTTTAGGATTATACCACCTAACCCGTTGGATCTATCCAAGGATGAGCAACAGTCCCTGTTATCTCTTTTACTCGAGTATTCAGGCCAATCTGGAGGATGTTGGGACCTAGAAAGAGTTCCGGAATCAATGTACAGGTATCTACAACCTTTGTTTTACATCATGTTGGATTCACAGATTAAGAACATCCGTGATCAAGCATACATTTTAGTTAAAGCTGCTATGGCAAGTTCTGGTGCGTTTGATCAGAACTTCACGGAGATTGATGCATGGTTGGTTTTCTTGCCTGGTTATGAGGCCAAATGGTGTATAAGAGAGAACCAATTAGTTGGAGCACCTAATAAATTGTCATACATTGTGATTCCTTTCCTCTGTGATGCTATTTCAGTAGTTGGTAACAACTTGTACAAATACCAAGAGCACACACGCAAACTTATCTCTAaatcaggccagtttgaag GCACTCCAGCTTTCAGCCCTCTTATTATTTGTGTTCTTCAGAAATGCCTTAGGCTACTTGAGTCTGGAAGTATGAAATTACATGAGAAGTCCACAATTTCATTGTATGTGTGCAACACGATCCACCTTATTATGCAGTCTCAG GCAGACGTGCATTTATTATCTGATCTTATAGGTGCTGTTCTAAATGAGAGATTTGATAAATTTTCATCTGAAGAAATGAACTCTTCGATTTATCTTGCTGAATGGAGGCCATTAATAACTATGCTGCATTTGTTGAGGAGAATTTCTAACCAACACACTCATAGTCTGTTCACCACTCTGGTACATTCTTCTGAGTTTGGTGGTAACTCGCTGTGCTCTGTATCTAGAAATGTTGAAGAAATGTTGAATCAAGAACAAACTAGTTCGCCGGATGATGTGGCTACTGCATTCTTATTTTCAATCATGTGTGCACCTCCAAAAGATATTATCAGTGACTTTCCAGATCTTCTTGATGTTGTGAAAACACATTTTCCATGTCATCTTGCTTTCTTGTCGTCGGTTCTTTTTCTGCAACATGATTATCTAGCTAAAGTTGCTAGTTGTTGGCCAGATATATTCTTCAGCGGCATCAGACTGTTTAAGGATGATATGAATGCTGACCATGTAAACACTGTTGAGGACAAATGGAGAAACCTCTCTGTTTCTACGGAATCAGCTCCGCTGAGTACATTTTTAATTGTCAGTCCCTTCTGTGCACTGTTACCTTCAGTATTGAGCCTTGCATTTTCTGTGTCAGATGAAATCAGGGAAGCACATAAGGATGCACTTCTAAGACTTCTTCAAGTTAAGCTGTCTGAATGTACATTCAGTGAGGTTACCTTGTATCTGAGAGTCATCTTGTTCTGGAGTCATCACCTGCTATCGTCATATACTATTAAGTCTTCAAATGTTCTTGAACAGCTATGCAATTTGTGCTTTGCTCTTGTTGATAGAGTATTTGAGCATATTCAAGTTTTGGCTGCTGACACACAGTCAAAATCTGCAGACCTGCCCTATCCAGTTCAACATATTCAAGACATTGTTGATTTTGTTATTCACCATCCTATTATTGCCTTGTCTTTGTCATGCTCTTTATCCAATTGCCAGAATTTATCAGATGGGAGTTTGGAACATCTGGAAGAGGCTTTGGTTGTTTTTTCAAAGGAAAATCTGCACCTTTTAGATCGTTTTGTTCTAAAGCTTTTGGGTAAATCGTATGACCTTTTACTAATGGTTGGTAGCTTTGAAGCTAACTACTCTAGAGATGATTGCCCATCCCACGAGTCACTGTTTGCTGCTCCAAATCTTCTGCTGGAGAACATACTGTTGTTGTTCAAGGAGAAGTTTGAGCTCTGCATGGGCAAAGTAAACTTTGGACTGCTTTTGCCAAATTTCTACATGGTTCGTGCACTGTCAAAATTCGTTTCTCCTGTCAAACTCCTGGACCTTGCAAATTGGATGTTCACAAAATTGGCGGATTGCAGCTCCAGTTGTTCACCTGCTTTTGTTCCTGCTGCTTTGATGTGTCTATATATTACTGATGTCGCCATGGAAATGCTGTGCCGTTGTCTACAAAAAACTGGTCAGAGATCAGAATCCTATCTATTATGGAACTTGGAGATTCATGTCACCACCATTCAGCAAGCTTATCACATTGTTCTTCATTTTGCTACTAAATGGAATCTTGAATTTGCTGATCATTGCTTGCTGAAGATGCTGGGTCGTATCCATCACACAGAAAGATATGCAGGATGGAGCACCGACTATATTGCGTTCCATATGATACTATCTACATTGGTCATCAATACTCCCATTGATGTTCTTCATCACTGTATCTTTCCCGCATCTAAGGTTAAAGCAAAAGCCTTACTGTTGCTTTTGGAAGCAAGTCCTATGCATATGAACCTTTTTGGCAAGATATTATTGGAAACTTTTAAAAAAGACAATTCTCTTCTGCAAGTCAAGGATTCTGATTCTAATGCTTCATGGCCTCAAGAAGATGGTGCTATACTTCTATTGCCTGCTGCTTTATCATGCTTGAAGTGTCACAGTGATGACAATGGGCGGTGTGCCGAATTCCTTGAGCCAGTTTCAATCTTTTATTCTGAACTCCTATTATGTGATAAAGGGTTTTCAAGCTGGAAAAGCTTTGTTACCAGGAGCATTTTTGAGGAAGATTTTAGTGACTTTATACCCACACCAGTTAAAGATATAATGATTTATTTCAGTGGCACTCTCTTGGGGAAATCAGTTATGATGTTGCACCACTACTTTTCTTCAAAAGAAATGTCGAGGAAGGAACGCTTGGACATAGTTGGTTCAATTTTTCCAGAGTCATCTGAGCTATTAGATTCTGATGTTAACGATATTAATCCGACTTCATGCAAGCGTATTGTGAAGGTTACTAATGAACTGTTTGCGAAGATATCACTAATTAGGTTGTTGTTATCTCCTCCTAGAAAATCATTGTCCAGTGAAGTAGCTTCGGAGAGGGAGTCCAAGAGATTGCACAAAGCAAAGCTCAATTTCATTAGCATATTGGTCAGAACTATGGATAAAATATTCATGAATCTCCCTTCAAGTGACAATATCTTATCACACTCTGCTAAGGAACAAAAGGTCATCCGTTTTCTGGAATATGTAATTCTCAAGAATATCATCGAACTATCTTCAGAGATTCAAAATCATCTAAACCAGTTGAAGTCAATACCATTCCTTAGTCAATTCATCAGATCATCCCTACTGCATAGATTCAATGATCCTGTCGCAATAAAAGCAATTCGATCTATTCTTGTTGTGCTCTCACAAGCAAAGTTCTCTGCTGATGAAATTATTGAACTTATACTGGGTCACTACAATTTTATGTCAACAATAACATGCAATGAAGTTTCTGAATATCCATCTGCTTGTAACCCTTCAGGGGGGATGCTACAGCCAGCTCCAAGTATTTTGAAATTAGTTGATTCTTCTTTCATGGAAGAAAACAAACCACAACTTTGTACCAAAGAAAAGGGAAGAGTTGAAATCATCAGATTACTAAGGGTACTGTATGATATTAAGAGCCGGCAACAGAACAATAGCCAATTGAGGGAATCAAGAGAATTGGTTTTCTTGCTTTTGTCTATTTATGATGCAACTCTTAGTGAAACAGATTTGGAGATACTTCATCTTATGAATGAGATAGAATCAACTGAGTGCAGAACCATTACTGAAGTGGACCACCTGTGGGGATCTGCAGCTCTGAAATTCAGAGAAGAACTGAAACTTGATTTTTCAAGATCAGATACACAGAACATAGAGAATGCAGAAATTACTGAAAGAAGAAGGGCACTCTTTCGGGAGAACATACCCGTTGATTCCAAGCTCTGTGCAAAGACAGCTTTGCTATATTGCTATAAAAGGTCTTCAAGGGCTTCTGCTTTCTCCCTGGAACAGCTTCAACGGGAGAACTTTACTGATAGCTTCGAG GAAACGTCTCAAAGAATGGATGCAGTTCAGATTTATGATCCCATTTTTATCTTGCGGTTCTCAATTCATACCCTTCTCATGGGTTACATTGAGCCTGCCGAATTTGCTCGATTAGGGCTGCTTGCAATAACACTTGTTAGTATAGCATCTCCTGATCAAGAATTGAGGATGTTGGGCTATGAATGCCTAGGAGCATTTAAAAAATCCCTTGAG ACTTCTCAGAGAAGCAAGGAAACGTGGCAGCTTCAGCTCCTTTTGACATATCTTCAAAATGGGATATCCGAACAGTGGCAGAGGATACCTTCCATTATTACTGTTTTTGCCGCAGAAGCATCTTTGACGCTACTGGATAGCTCACATGCTCAATTCACTGCCATTAGCAATTTTTTAATGCATTCCACCTCTGCCAGTCTGCAG agcaTTCCGTTATTTCCAACCTTGTTGCAGAGTAGTTCAGTTCATTTTAAAGCTGAACGTTTGTGGATGCTTCGGTTACTATCTGCTGGATCAAACCTAGCTGATGATGCCAAAATATACAAGAGAGGAAGAGTCTTAGAGCTTGCTCTTGCGTTCTGTTCTTCACCTGTTTCAGATTCTGAATCGAAGGTTTTAGTCCTTAAG ATGTTGAAGAAGTGTGTCAAGCTGCCAGTTCTAGCTCATCATCTAGCGAAGGAGTCTGGCCTTCTGTTGTGGTTATCCTCTGTTATTTCAATTGAAGGATCCGATGGTGCTGAAAGCTCCTGTTCTAGAGTAACTGAGTTAACGTTGGAG GTAGTCAATGATTTGATATCATCAAGACTAATTACAGATTGGCTCCAAGAATCTGCCCTTGAGCAACTCTCGGTGATATCAGCAGACCTTTGTGTCCTTCTAATTAACAATGCCAAATTATTGAAAGGAAATGTTCCCTTGTTGACTTCAGTGCTTAGTGTGATTACATCAACAATGAGGTTGTCTATGAAAAGGAAGATATACCAACCGCATTTTACCTTGTCCCTCCATGGTGTATTTAATCTGTGCCAAGCTACCGTTGGCAGCTCAAGAAGTGCAGAGCATAAGCTTACAATGGAACTTGGTATCGATGCCATTCTTATGAATGGTCCTATGCCAATTTTATCTGAAATG GATAAGTCAAGAATATCAATGGTTGTTTCTTGGGCAACTTCAAACATCTTCTGGTTGTACTCTAACCAAAGGTCTATGTTGGAAATATCCTCAAAAGAGTCACCAATAAATGAGTCTCCACTTTCAAAGCTTTTGCGCTTGTTAGTGGCTTCTGTAATACTTGGGAGGATATCCAGCATCTCTCATGGAAAGAGTGGAGATCTTGCACGGAGCACCAGCAGTCTTGGAACTCTTCATTCTTTCTTGAACGATGCATATGAAAGGGTTGAAACGGTAGAAAGTTGCAGTGCGAATGATACGCTAGCTGTCATTATATTATACCTTCAAGACCATGTGCAAAAGAACAGTGATTCTTTGCCATCAGTTGTGATGGCTCTTTGCTTGTTGCTTCTTGACAGATCCAGTAAGCAAG TGAACAAGCACCTGGCCGACAACCATGGAAAGATTGAAATGCTTTGCTTAAAGATACGGTGTCCTGCTGAATCTAATCCTTCATGGAGATG GCATTACTATCAACCCTGGAAGGATCCTGCTGCGCCGCGCACGGAGATGGAGCGCTTGGAAGAGGAGCAGGCGTGCCGAAGCCTCCTGATCCTATTTTCTAATGCCTTCAGTGCCTCCCTGCCGGAATTTCCGGTACTGTCACTAGATGATGTTGAAAAATCTGGCCTGTTCCAGTGGGAAAGGGAGTCGATGGTTAAGCAGAAACATTGCGATTAG